In Amaranthus tricolor cultivar Red isolate AtriRed21 chromosome 3, ASM2621246v1, whole genome shotgun sequence, a single window of DNA contains:
- the LOC130807262 gene encoding uncharacterized protein LOC130807262 translates to MRFLFECVTCRSSVTNTHSSDEPSSPATPTTEETLTLVTSGPEVSNRRRRKRGRTRGSSSAADWKPTLFAISEDNAISASNTSQRPVNRKPVTPVVSPTPRNVKRCGSSSLVQVNARTRSYDYGREPLAMMFPAFTAAPFMF, encoded by the exons ATGAGGTTTCTATTCGAATGCGTGACTTGCCGTAGCTCCGTCACAAACACCCATTCATCCGACGAACCGTCGTCTCCAGCGACGCCTACGACGGAAGAGACCCTCACACTCGTTACTTCCGGGCCGGAAGTGTCGAATCGTAGGCGTCGGAAAAGAGGGAGAACTAGAGGTTCTTCGTCGGCGGCGGATTGGAAACCGACACTTTTTGCGATATCGGAAGATAACGCAATATCTGCCTCTAATACTTCTCAGAGGCCAGTTAACCGTAAACCGGTTACTCCGGTGGTATCTCCGACTCCTAGGAATGTTAAACGTTGTGGGTCTTCTTCATTGGTTCAAGTCAATGCCCGTACCCGGTCTTATGATTATGG GCGAGAACCTTTAGCAATGATGTTCCCAGCATTTACAGCAGCTCCATTCATGTTTTga